The stretch of DNA CCAGGCCCAGCTCCTGGCCGATCCAGTGGGCGAAGTCGCCCCCGGCCACCTCGCCCCGCACACGCGCGTGCAGCGTGTGCAGATACACCGTGGAGAGGTCGGCCTCTGCGAGGCAGCGGCGGAACTCAGAGAGGGTACGGGCCTCGAGGCCCATGGGCACCTCGAGGACATGGGATTGGACGAAGAAGAAGGGATCCCCGAAAACACATCGCGGAACCTGCTGAAGCGTCGCGATGTGGCTTTCCACAATAGACACGAGCTCCTCGCGGAGCTCCTCGACGGTCGCGAAGCGGTAGGGATCGACCACGGCCAGGCGCTCCGCCAGCCCCTTATCGCCGACCTGGGTTGCCACCCAGTTGGCGAAATCGTTGGGATAGCCGCCGGCGACGCGCGGGTGACGGAGGAAGATGCTGTGGGTGTGGTAGTAGATGGAGCCCGCCGGGATCTGCTCGAGCCCCTCCATCAGCTCTCGCTCGTCCCGGGCCCGGCGGCCCAGGATCTCGCGGAGCTCCAGGCAACCCACGAAGATGAAAGGCTTGGTCTCACGCATGTCTCACCTAGCAGAACTAGGTGTGCAAACTCCGGGCCCGGGACCCGCGAGAATCGACTGAGTGACGACTTGAGGACCCGAAGCCTCGAAGTTCGCCGATTTGGAGCCCGCTCGGGTGACGACGGGAGTTGGGGCCGGGCGCCATCTGCCCCGCTGAGGGGAAAACTTACACTCGACTCGGGTAACGCTTACATGCCGGAGCCTCCACCCTGAGGAGGCACCGGAAAGGACCAATTCACCCAGGTAGGCAAATCGCTGAATTCTCACATCTTCCCTCGGCAGGCGCTCGGGGCCGCCGGCTGGCATCGCCGTTGCTCTACATCCTGTCGGGACAAGGTCAATGGCGAGCGCGACGAATAGGGCGGTGCTCGAGAGGGAGGGAGGCCCGGGGGCTGCGCGGCTCGTGATCGTGGACTCATACAGCCACAGCCGGGCGGGATTGCGGTGTTTGCTGCCGGGGGCCGGGTGCGAGGTCGAGGCGGTCATGGGGAGCTGCGAGGCCATCAGGGGGCTGAAGGATGGCCGATTCGATCTGGCCGTCATCGACCTCGACCTGCCGCGCGCCCACGGAATAGCGATGACAGGCTGGGACCTGGCGCGCATCTTCCGAGCGC from Candidatus Rokuibacteriota bacterium encodes:
- a CDS encoding DUF5752 family protein; its protein translation is MRETKPFIFVGCLELREILGRRARDERELMEGLEQIPAGSIYYHTHSIFLRHPRVAGGYPNDFANWVATQVGDKGLAERLAVVDPYRFATVEELREELVSIVESHIATLQQVPRCVFGDPFFFVQSHVLEVPMGLEARTLSEFRRCLAEADLSTVYLHTLHARVRGEVAGGDFAHWIGQELGLDSLAGAIGRINPYLGGLEKIRGETLHLIDAELGKGDNGHEC
- a CDS encoding response regulator encodes the protein MLEREGGPGAARLVIVDSYSHSRAGLRCLLPGAGCEVEAVMGSCEAIRGLKDGRFDLAVIDLDLPRAHGIAMTGWDLARIFRALDAGLGLILVAAECSREAGTLADRLERARLLEKPGLHQNLYGPLCGCGG